The Oncorhynchus kisutch isolate 150728-3 linkage group LG14, Okis_V2, whole genome shotgun sequence genomic sequence AGTTCATGCAGTGTTGGGGAAGAGTCCGgaaggcatcagctgtgtagccaagtgatcactgAGCGGGCCGGGAGGTGGGCCACTCTTTATCACTTTatcacagtactacgtcataccaGACCAATGTCTGCCTGCTTGAATGCCAACAACTCAGATACACATTAAGACATGAAATGACCCATGGCATCGATAGGACCTCACTCAGAGATAAAATAATAGAACATTCAGAATGGGTGAATATTTCCTTCAACCATCAATCAACTACCTCCAGATATCAGTGCATCacatctccctctctgctctactAAACCCTGCTTCCTATCCCACATAGACTCCTCCTGCAGGGTTCATCTCAGGTCTCTGATGTTTTAGATGTTCTCATAAGGAGGCAACATCCCTCTATAAGATCACTGAGATGAGTTGATGAGAAGCCACCTCTAATTCATGTAGAGTGGTTTGTCTGTCTCATTCTTTCTGTCTCCTTAACAGTGAGTCAACATGATCAGAATTCTTATCTCCATCACCATGGGTTACACAGCCTGGGCTGCAGGTATTCAGATCATTGATTTAATCAACTACTAATATCTTCACTTGATCGTGTTTTAAGTGaacattttctttatttgttgtttcacctctttctctctctttctctttctctctctctctctcactctctctctctctttctctctctttctctctctctttctctctctttctctccctaaagGTTCTTCTCTCAGTAATCAGGTTCACCAAACACCTGCAGACCTGTACAAGAACCAGGGAGAGTCAGCTAAGATGGAGTGTTCACATAGTATATCAGGCTACAATCATATCCTCTGGTACAAGCAATCAAACAGAGAATTTGTGTTTTTAGGATACATGATCGGGACATCTGGATTTCCTGAGGCTGGATTTGATATAGAAGGAGATGCTAATGCAGGTGGTACCAGCACCTTAACCATCAAACAACTAACTCCAAATAGCAGTGCTGTGTATTACTGTGCTGCTAGTTTACACAGTGCATCagatctccctctctgctctacaAAAACCTCCTCCCTGGTGTACTGTAGACTAATCACACCTGTATTAACATCACACTGTATCTGACTCTGATTCAATGCCAAAACACTCACCAGCTGGTCTAACAGAAAGGGAGGTTCCCTCTGATATACAGGAGACCATGATACAGTATGGTATGATATCATGTCTTTCCTGTAGGTGGAGTTACAGCTCAACTAATCCATGTGGACTCACCAGACACAGTACCACAGTAAACTATGGTGTGTAGTAAGGAGTCTGAGAGTTGAAGATCCATGTCCTTTTGAATGTTCATCTTGAATGTGGaacacactctccccagctacaacaCCATACTGTGGTATCAGCAGGTGGAACACACTCTTCCCAGCTACAACACCATACTGTGGTATCAGCAGGTGGAACACACTCACCCCAGCTACAACACCATACTGTGTTTTCAGCAGTGTCAGTGTGCATGCCCCCAGCCAGCCACAAGAGTTGTTAAAgagtgatgggacaaggacatccctgccgaccaaacccttccctaactcAGACGACTCCAATTGTGCATCACTTCATGGGTGTCCTGGTGGCGGCACAGTtcttgaaccagcatctgtagcaacacaatACTGTGATATCAGCAGGTGGaacacactctccccagctacaacaCAGGTCTTGAACCAACATCTGTAGCAACACAATACTGTGATATCAGCAGGTGGaacacactctccccagctacaacaCAGGTCTTGAACCAACATCTGTAGCAACACAATACTGTGATATCAGCAGGTGGaacacactctccccagctacaacaCAGGTTTTGAACCAGCATCTGTGGCAACACAATTTGCACTGCAGTGTTTTTGACTACCACGCCACTCAGGAGGCTCCACCACAAAGATCTTAAAACCTCTTgaggctagggggcactatttttatgtttggaaaaatattgttcccaaagtaaacagcctatttctcaggaccagatgctagaatatgcatataattgacagattaggataggaaacactctaaagtttccaaaattgtgtattttgttttgcaatattgcacttgtgatttcatgaatatgaatatgttctagtcatattatttgactgtggcgctatgctattcagcgttgctgatgatAATTATACCAGATCCGGGATCAAGGCTGTCATTAGAAAAatcgaggctactgagtctgccgataagaatatggtgattggcagagtcgaaagccttggccaggtcgatgaagacggctgcacagttctgtcttttatcgatggcggttatgatatctttAGAACCTTGagagaaaccagattgcacagcggagaaggtacggtgggattcaagatggtcagtgatctgtttgttcacttggctttcgaagaccttagataggcagggcaggatggatataggtctgtaacagtttgggtccagggtgtctgcggcagctttccaatccttggggatctcagacaatatgaaagagaggttgaacaggctggtaataggggttgcgacaatggtggcggatagtttcagaaatagagggtccagattgtcaagcccagctgatttgtacgggtccaggttttgcagctctttcagaacatctgctatctggatttgggtaaaggagaagctggacAGGCTTGggtgagtagctgcgggggggggcggttggagtagccaggaggaaggcatggccagacAATAAGTCTTGCAAATGGTTTAAGAGCTatctgacagacaggacacaatGTGTGCGTTCTGATGGTGTTGAGTCTAGTTTCCAGGATATTAGGTGTACCACAGGGGTTAGTATTGGGACCAGTTCtctttactattcatattaaTAATATTGGTCTTTGTATTAAATCCCTTCATATTAATCTGTATGCAGGTTATATGGTTATGTTTGCTAATTAGGGCTAGGTGTCCCGGGACAAAaccgacaacatccggtgaaattggagggcgcgcaattcaagtaaatatttgtaatattaaacattcatgaacatacaagtgtcttatatcatttaaaagcttaacttctttttaatctaactgcgttgtcagattccAAAAAGAATTTACGACCaaagaataaatcaaatcaaatcaaattttatttgtcacatacacatggttagcagatgttaatgtgagtgtagcgaaatgcttgtgcttctagttccgacaatgcagtaataaccaacaagtaatctaactaacaattccaaaacgactgtcttatacacagtgtaaggggataaagaatatgtacataaggatatatgaatgagtgatggtacagagcagcataggcaagatacagtagatggtatcgagtacagtatatacatatgagatgagtatgtaaacaaagtggcatagttaaagtggctagtgatagatgtattacataaggatgcagtcgatgatatagagtacagtatatacgtatgcatatgagatgaataatgtagggtaagtaacattatataaggtagcattgtttaaagtggctagtgatatatttacataatttcccatcaattcccattattaaagtggctggagttgagtcagtgtcagtgtcagtgtgttggcagcagccactcaatgttagtggtggctgtttaacagtctgatggccttgagatatgcAATTGTCTGTTGACGgtgccccacatcaacatatttttcaaccagcacaagcttcacaaaatcacaaataggaataaaataaatcacttacctctgaagatcttcctctgtttgcaatcacaagggtcccagctacaacatgaatggttgttttgttcgataaaatccatctttatatcccaaaaagtccaTTTAGTTGGCGGCATTGATTTCAGTAATTCTCAACAGACAGACAAAGGAGTCCAAAAAGCAACAActaaacttcgtccaaacaagtcaaacgatgtttctATTCATCTatctaaaatttaaataaaatataatgtttcatacggaaagaagtatgatCAATAGGAAAGGCAAATTCGTAAGCGCGCAACATCTACTCGCACGCCAAAAGACTGATTTACTgaaattcaggaaactagaccctagcccagagaggttttaaattATTGCacagaacaaaacgtataagatctcctgtGTTAACTTCAGACCTTATAACCCAAAACCCATTATTTCACCCTTCATTTCTCCCATAGCAATGGTCAACAAACCAGAGGTAGAAAATGCTGACTCATTTCCATCtcttaggactacaagctggtgaGCTCTATAGGATAGAATATAATATGTAAAGAGCTGATGGTCTCATCATGGACTGTAGGGGGACCTCTAACTTTAATAATGTGAATGTCTCTACAGTCTGAACCACTAATTAGCATGATGTATTCAGATCATCAGTCCCTCCCACTTCACTGACATGTTGAATATGGTGGAACCTGGTCTACTGATTGTCATCTATTCATCTATGTGACACTCCTCTTGTTTTATATACATTGATACCAGACTCTTTCCAGCACTCTCACATATAACGTGATCAAACATGTTCACATGTCtcttctctgttactgtctcaCTGCTCTGTGCTGCAGGTAGTTTCATAAGgtttcatttatttaaccaggaaagttaAGAAcaacattattatttacaattaaGGACTTCTCTAGTTATTGATATTGATGTTTCCAAGCATATGTTCACTACACCTGAGTCTTGATGTATTCAGGTCTAACTGTACCTAACTCTATTGATTTCATTCTCACTGTATCCTTACAGGTCTTGTTGAGGGGAGTGAAGTCACTCAGACACCCACCATACTCTGGAAACTGAAAGACAGTGATGCTCTGATGAACTGCAGTCACACTAAGGGATCTAGCTACTACCAGATGTACTGGTACAGACAGCTTCCAGGAGAGGGAATGAAGCAGGTAGTTTACACAAGTAGTTATAGCGATCCAGAATATGGAGACTTCAGTAAAGACAAATATCCAACTGTTAAGGCTATAGCTGAGAGTGGATCTTTCACAGTGAAGAAgttggagacaggagacagtggaATGTACTTCTGTGCTGTGAGTGAACACAGTGATACAGACAACAAGTACAGCTGCACAAAAACCCCAGTATTTCAATAGGATGTAATATAATATGTAAATAGATGGTCTCATCACATACTGTAGGGGACCTCTAACTCTAGTTCTTCTAATGTCTGATGGTTTCATTGTCATGATCATGTAATCAGtcatgttcacagtgaggtcctATGAGCAAGCTTTACAGTACAGGCTTCCTGACACTCCTTCTAACACTGTCACTATCCACCACCCTGAAGGAAACAtgctactacaacagccaatcTCCTTTCACCTCAGAGCTTCACCCAGGAGACACTCATAtcacatcctcatcatcatcgtcTTCCTCAGCAtattcatcatcttcatcatcatcataatattTTTCTTCATCATGATGTTCAGAGTTCTGATTCACCTGGCAGCTCTACCACTCTGGGTGACAGGTATTACATCACTTACGATAAGAAGCCTAACGACACTACGAATGTCATCAAACTGAATAAAATATCCTTTCTCTCGCATcttctctctctatgtttctctctcttcatcaccttctctctctccctttctcctctctctctctctgtccacaggGCAGTTGTTTAGTAGCATGGTTCATCAGAGGCCTGTGGCACTAACagaaggtcctggaggagacgTTCAACTCACCTGCAGCCATACGATCCCTAACTACTACGTGATACTATGGTACAAACAGTCAGCAGGAGACACTGCTATGAAACTCATTGGTTATGCATATACCAAGTCAATAACCATGGAGAAATCATTTGAAAAGCACTTTAATGTGAGTGGAGACGGTGGGAAAGAGGCTTATCTTCATCTAGTGAGTCTGAGAGGACCTGAACACAGTGCAGTTTATTACTGTGCAGCCAGCCAACACAGTGATGTAGACTTCCTCCTGCTCTCTACTAAAACCCTGTCTGATGGTAATATTAGACCACGGCTCAGAACACCTGCATCTGAGGTTTGACTTTGACTCAGGGCCAATAAATAAACACAGATGGATGATGGCATAAGGTGATATCTGTCCtggtacagtataccagtattTATAGTTTACTGTCACCACCCATTAACATACATTATGCAATGTTACAATGTCAATTCTATTACTCCATTTCTATCTATATAAAAAGAGAAATCCTTTAATGATGTAGATACCGGTATGTTCCACAATACACCTTTAAGTTGAACAGGAGACCTGTAGGTGAACAAGGGATCTGCTTGAATATCAACAACAGTTCTGACGTCAAAGTGATGTAATTTCCTTCCCCTCCGGCAGCTCAGTTCAGCTCCCCTTCTCTGTTGACTTATTCTCCTCTccccctatgggctctggtctaaagtagtgcactagaaagggaatagggtgccatttgggatgctggcaTACATTTGACACTCCCACTAGATGACATGACATCTCTGACTATCTGAAAACCCTTTCTCCTTGTCCATGTGACTCTTCTCTCCAGAACCATCAACATGATCAAGCTTCTCATACATGTAGCAACTCTACCACTATGGGTGACAGGTACTAAATCCCTCATGAAAGATAGATTTACTACTGAAATATATTGCTGTCAATATGCTGAGTAATACTGTATCTTTCATATGGTCTGTTTTCATCCACAGGGCTGTCACAAACAGACAAAGTTCACCAGACTCCTACTGCAATACTAAAAGGACCTGAAGACAAAGTTAATCTCAGTTGCAGCCACACTGTTTCAAGCTACGACACGATACTGTGGTACCAACAGTCAGGCCAAAACACTGCTCTGAAACTCATTGGGTATGTGAGATTCACCAGTCCAACGGTGGAAGATTCCGTTAAAGGGCGTTTTGATGTCAGTGGAGATGCTGCAGCTAATAAAATGGCGTATCTACATTTTCCCAAAGTGACAGAAGCTGAAGACAGTGCAGTGTATTTCTGTGCTGCTAGTGAAGCACAGTGTTTCACtataccctctctcctctacaaaAACCCTCTCTGATCCTCTCATATAATACTGACTACAGCTctatacacctgcacctgtcttcAACCACTTCAACAACACTTTGCTATGAACCATTTCATATCAGACAGATGGTAATGATACTGTTATAAGTGgctagtttagatggtttaggtatGGGTGCCTGGACCAGGGTCGGTGGTATTGGAGGGCCATACTGGGCCTGAGGCAGTGCCGGTGGCATGGGAGGGCCTTAGGGGGTCTGAGACAGGGCCGGTGGTGTTGGAGGGCTCTAGGTGGAATGTGGTAAGGCTCTATGGAATGTGTGGAATGTGGTATGGGAGGCACCTAGGGAGCCTGGGCCAGGCTGAGTGGTAGAGACCTTAGGATGGCTGAGTggtagagacctgaggatggctgagtggtgGAGACCTGAGGATTCCTGAGTagtagagacctgaggatggctgagtagtagagacctgaggatggctgagtggtggagacctgaggatggctgagtggtggagacctgaggatggctgagtggtggagacctgaggatggctgagtggtggagacctgaggatggctgagtggtagagacctgaggatggctgagtggtagagacctgaggatggctgagtggtagagacctgaggatggctgagtggtagagacctgaggatggctgagtggtagaaacctgaggatggctgagtggtagagacctgaggatggctgagtggtagagacctgaggatggctgagtggtaGAGACATGAGGATGGCTGAATggtagagacctgaggatggctgagtaGTAGAGACCTGAGGAAGGCTGAGTGGTGGAGACATGAGGATGTCTTATTGTTCTAGACATGAGGATGGCTGAATggtagagacctgaggatggctgagtagtagagacctgaggatggctgagtggtgGAGACCTGAGAATGgctgggaggtgggacaaaggacgTATCAGAGGCATGCTGAGTGGGAATAGGGGCTCTGCGTAAACTAAACCAATTATAACTATCCTAAACGACAATTTtcaagacattttgacatttgagagagacatattgggaggcataaagcaatcacaggtgttgattgggagagctagctaagacaacaacaggtaagACAAAAGCAGCTAATCAGctacgacaacaacaacaggtcaaATGGAGTTGAAAAGCCAGAAAGTGCAGAaagggtcagttaactacacacagggcctgagttcggggCAAGGGGCAACAGATaaacaacaaataaacaaatgGAGTACCGGTatttaatgaacagtccagcaggcatcagctatgtagccaggtgatcatagggtccagtgaacagcaatagatggaacagggaagccacTGTGTAGTTGTTACTACCTAGCAAGCTGGAGACACtgcgtttaaagttagcagtctgGGGCTAGTAGAAGTGCCTGCTCCCACGTCTACTACCTAGCAAGCTggagacacagcgtttaaagttagcagtctgGGGCTAGTAGAAGCACCTGCTCCGACGTCTACTACCTAGCAAGCTggagacacagcgtttaaagttagcagtctgGGGCTAGTAGAAGTGCCTGCTCCCACGTCTACTACCTAGCAAGCTggagacacagcgtttaaagttagcagtctgGGGCTAGTAGAAGCACCTGCTCCGACATCTACTTCCTAGCAAGCTggagacacagcgtttaaagttagcaggccgAGGCTAGTAGAAACGCCTGCTCCGACGTCTGGCAAAGGCCGGTTGggggcacagcggatggagttacgtcggcagaccagttgtGGTGGAACGGCGGGGCTTCGTGTCGGCAAAGGGTCCAGGACAGTTTGCGAAAGAAGTATTGTGGTTGTagtaattttgtttgctagccgTGAGATAAGCCTGGCTAACatctaactggtgctagcttcaggCCAACTTCAGGAcaggggcgttagccactatagccactcggtagcagctagctagcagcgatGATCCGATGTAAAGGTCCAGAGCTTACTGCAAGGATCCGGTGGACTAGTGTAGTTCATGCAGTGTTGGGGAAGAGTCCGgaaggcatcagctgtgtagccaagtgatcactgAGCGGGACGGGAGGTGGGCCACTCTTTATCACTTTATCACAGTACTACGTCACACCAGACCAATGTCTGCCTGCTTGACTGCCAACAACTCAGATACACatttaatacttattttccaccataatttccaaataaattcattaaagaatcctacaatgtgattttctagatttttttttcttctcattttgtctgtcatagttgaagtgtacccatgataaaaaattacagactaAATTATGaggaaaatgacaggcctctctcatctttttaagtgggggaacttgcacaattggtggctgactaaatatttttggCCCCACTGTATCCTGAATGACTACAGTAGTTATAACaaaccggtctctctctcctcttctgtaaCATGTGAACGGCTCTGTTCCAGCGTTCCTCAGTCTCCATCTTCAGTATTTCAGAGTTCTGGAGAAACTGCAGTCCTGTTCacacactctccccagctacaacaccatactgtggtatcagcaggtggaacacactctccccagctacaacaCCATACTGTGGTATGAGCAGGAGGaacacactctccccagctacaacaCCATACTGTGGTATCAGCTGGTGGaacacactctccccagctacaacaCCATACTGTGGTATCAGCAGGTGAAGCTGCTCTGATATATCTACCATGATGGGGTAAACCTAGAGACTGAtagcagtgtcttagaccgctgccccactaGGGAGGCTCTCTCCAAAAAGTTGTTAATGTTTATCAATTGCCTTCCTCAACGTATCAACATACTAAAATACTACACAGGACTCTTAAAgaatttaattgaaatgtattttttgatcacagaGACAATGAGAAAATATGGGGGAAAAAAATCATGAAATgcccgagccccaagtaatacatttgggccagattaCTCTCACCGGAATCGGCCCGAGATCAATCCCCACATCCTAGCCA encodes the following:
- the LOC116353306 gene encoding uncharacterized protein LOC116353306; the encoded protein is MFTVRSYEQALQYRLPDTPSNTVTIHHPEGNMLLQQPISFHLRASPRRHSYHILIIIVFLSIFIIFIIIIIFFFIMMFRVLIHLAALPLWVTGQLFSSMVHQRPVALTEGPGGDVQLTCSHTIPNYYVILWYKQSAGDTAMKLIGYAYTKSITMEKSFEKHFNVSGDGGKEAYLHLVSLRGPEHSAVYYCAASQHSDVDFLLLSTKTLSDGNIRPRLRTPASEV